ATTCTTGAGATGCCATTTAGCTTACATAAGGGGGAGCTGGACTTGCAAAGACTAAATTATGGGTGATTGCCCTGATCCCAAAGATAAAAGGAGCAGTGAACACTGAATAATATAGACCAATTTGCCTCCTCAATGTCATCTACAAAATTATAACCGAAGTTTTGACTTGAGGTAACTAAGGTTGCTGCTCAGGTAGTTGGAGAGAGCCACACAACATTCATTCCTGGCAGGTACATATCAGATGGAGTGCTGATCCTGCATGAGGTTTTGCATGATCTGAGATCCAGGAAGAGACGGGGGGAGTGTCCTGAAGCTGGACATTGAGAAAGCGTATGCTAAGGCTAGTTTGAATTTTTTGTAGGAGGTGATGAAAAGGAAGAACTTCTCCGAACAATGGATACAATGGACAATGTCTGCGGTGACAGGAGGGAGAGTAGTGGTCAACCTTAATGGAGAAAGAGGGGGGTTCTTTAGAAGTTACAAGGAGTTGAGGCAAGGGGACCTGCTATCCTCATTGCTTTTCAACCTGGATGGAAATGCAGTCTGAGAAATGGTTAAGGACAACAAAGTGATCACTGGATTGGTTCCAGAACTAATAGGAGGGCTCACACATTTCCAATATGCTAATGATACTGTGATTTTTCTAGAGAACAATGCAGGAACCACAGCGTTGATGAAATTCCTGTTGTTTTGCTATGAAGTGATGTCTGGCATGACAATAAATTACAATAAAAGTGAAGTTTTTGTGGTGGGTGCTGATAAGAACACTCAAGAGAAAATAGCCAAATGTTTTAACTATGCTGTTGGAGTTTTACCCATGAAGTACCTGGGGATTCCGTTGAGTCATGTGAAGCTAACTAAAACAGAGTTGAGTGATCCACCTGCTAAAATTGAGAACAAGCTGGCTACTTGGAATTGCGGACAGCTTTCATACTAGGGAAAAGGAATTCTGTTGAATACCAGCCTGACCAGCATTCCAATGTATATCATGGGATTTTATCTGCTCCCATCAAAGGATTGACACGGCCAGAGCTAAATTTTTCTAGCAGCGAGTGGGCAAGAAATAGAAATACCATGCGGTAAAGTGGGAAGTGCTGAACAAGCCAAAAGAGTTTTGGGGATCGGGCTTTATAGACACCCAGGGCCATGAACACTGCCCTGGTATCAAAATAGATATATAGATTTGGAGAGTGAGGATCAGAGGATATGTATTGGATTGCAGAGGGAAGAAGTACCTAGGGGGACAATGGCATCTTGCCATTTAGGGCGCGGGGGAGGGCGGGCCCACTTTAGATTCaatggtattcaattgaatacccattatttttgcaaaaacatttcatatatatagtgtattttaggtatatgtatgaaaaaaacaaaaatacagAAGTATTTCACTCAAAAAGGCCCACCGGAGGCCAACTTTGCTCTCCCTCGACTAGCCCAACTGGCCCATTCGGCCCATCCGGCCTGCGCATGCCCACTCGACTGCCCCCAGTCCCCCACCGGCCCACCCCACGCGTGAGCACATTCACACGCACCACGGGCCACGGCTGCGCACGATCCCtagggcgtccggcggcggcggcatccggcggcggtggcatccGGCGGGAGGTCGCGGCTGGCGGGCTAGGAGGCGGCGGGTGGCCTGCGtgcgccgcgcggccgcgcgcgcggttGGCGCCTGGTCGCCTGGAGCCGAGCGCAGCGGGCGacgggccgccggcggcggcggcggaccggcagtggcggcggcggtgcccgggCCCGGCGGTAGTCTGCGGCTCGCCGCTCAGCGACTGGCAGGCTAGGAGGGTCGAGGGCGGCTGGCGGCCTGCGCACACGGCCACACGCGCGGTTGGCGCCTGGAGCTGAGCggaggcgccggcgcgccgcagcGGCCGACCGCCGACGGGCACGGGGCACGGGCCGGCGGCAACGGGCGCGCAAGCGCAGCGCGCTACTGGTAGGCGGCTGGGCGCACCAGTGCGCCACGCTTCGGCCGTTCGGCGCCGCAGCTCGCCGGCTCCACCCTCCGCAAGTCCAGTCGGCCGAGCCCCTACTGTCTACTGATTTGTGGATTTTGTGAACTGCTATTCCTGATTGTTTGTGAAATTGAGGTgagcattttcaattgtttgtcaAATTAGGATAGCACATCAACTTGCAAAATGTGGATGCTCATGAATTTAGTTCAACGTGAAATTGTGTAACTTTTAGGTTTgaaccatgaagaggaagggtagTGCCGCTACTGATTTGAGGATTTTCATGGCAAGGGCTGCTGCAAAGAAGAGACAACCTGAACCGGAGAATGTTAATCAATCTTGCAATTTAAGCCAAATGCAACTAGTGTTATTCCAAGGGCAGAGTGGTAGTAAAACAAGCACGGTACCACATGAACCAGTGAGATCCAACCAGCCTCCAGAGAACGGTACAACAGAAGATGGTGAATCCATACCTGTGGAAGACaatgattctagtgatgaagacAAGAATGATTATGGCATTGAGCATGATCCTGGATTGAGGGCTCCGATCTCAAGCTATGATGTCAATGACCAAGATTCAGTTAGAAGGGCATACATTGCATTGGGGCCATGTCaaccaaagatgaagagggatgcTTTTCCGCAACATGATTGTGGAGGTATGCGCCGCTTCCAACATAAGTGGTTTGCTGAATTTAAGTGGATTGAGTACAGTGTGGATAAAGATGCtgcattttgctttgtttgctaTTTGTTCAAAGATAGCTGCAAATTTCCTGGTGGAGATGCTTTTGTTGTTgaagggtttagaaattggaatatgAAAAGGAGAATTCATAGGCATGTTGGTGGTATCGATAGTGCTCAtagtgaagctgaagagaaATATAGATTGTTCACGAGACCTAAGGCATCAATCCGTGAATCTGTTGCATCAAACACTGCACAATTCAAGGCTAAGTATCTAGCTCGCTTGATATGGTCACTTAAGTGCATAAGATTTCTGTTGCGTCAAGGGTTGGCTTTTAGGGGTCATGATGAAACAAAGGATTCACTCAACAAGGGGAATTTTCGGGAAATTTTAGCATGGCTAGCAGGAAACTTTGAAGAggttaatctggtggtactagAGAATGCACCACAAACTGTCAGATGATAGATCACAAGATCCAGAAACAACTCATTGATGCTTGTgctcatgaaacaaccaaatttATCATAGACGAACTTGGTGATGAGTGTTTTGCAATTCTTGCTGATGAGTCAAGTGATGCATACCTATTGGAACAATTGGCTCTTTGTTTGCGTTTTGTCAATAAAAAAGGAGAACGAGTTGAGCAGTTTCTAGGTCTTGTCCAAGTTGAAGATACTACATCATTGACTCTTAAAGAAGCAATTCAGTCCTTGCTTATGAAATATCAATTGCCCCTATCCAAGGTACGTGGTCAAGGGTATGATGGAGCTAGTAATATGAAGGGTCATgttaatggtttgaagaaactaattatggatgagtccccttctgcttattatgttcattgcttCGCCCATCAACTTCAACTAACACTTGTAGCGGTTGTTAAGGAGAATACTGATTGTGATTGGTTCTTTGGGCAACTTGCTTATTTGTTGAATGTTCTAGGGATGTCTTGTAAAAAGATCCGTATGCTTCGCATTGCTCAAGCTGAATATATGATTGAAGCATTGAAATTGGGTGAAATTGAAACCGGGCAAGGATTGAATCAAGAGATGGGCTTAGCAAGGCCAGGTGATACACGATGGGGATCTCACTACAGAACTGTAATGCATGTTATGTTCTTGTATCCTTCAATCAAGAAAGTTCTCTTTAGGATTAGGAATGAAAGTAAAGGGGCTGAGGCTAATGGGGCTCAAACTATGCTCACAGTATTTAAgtcctttgagtttgttttcctgctacacttgatgaatgaaatatttggatacaCCAATGACTTGTGCAATGCTTTGCAAAAGAGGGAGCAAGATATCGTAAATGCAATGGATCTTCTGGAGTTTACAGAGGTAGAGCTGGATGTTTTGAGACAAGATTCTGGATGGCAAGAATTTCTTACCAAggtcacttctttttgtgagAAGCACAATGTTAAAGTTGTTGACATGAATATGGGAAGTATATTCCTATGCAAAGATCAAGGCAGTTCTACAGAGGTGCCATTAATTATCACCGGTTtcatgctgatatgtttttgggtgtcATTGATAGACAGGTTCAAGAGCTCAATAATAGGTTTGATGAGGTAAACACAGAGCTACTTAGATGCATGGCATCATTCAGTCCAGCtaattccttttctgcttttaatgttgagaacttggttaagcttgcTGGGTTCTATCCACATGACTTTGAATTTCAATAAATAAACCAGCTTCATTTTCAGTTGCACCACTATATCAATGATGTAagaaatgatgaaaacttcaaaaatttgagaagtctaGCAGAGTTGTCTATGATGCTAGTTAAAGAAGGAAAGGTTTCTCGGTATGACATTGTTTATAAACTTCTCAAATTGGTGCTTGTTctccctgttgcaactgctGGTGTTGAGAGGGTCTTttctataatgaatttgataaagaacaagagaagaagtaagatggggcagaaatatttgaatggttgCTTGGTCACATTGATTGAAAGGGAATTCTTCATGCAAGCTAAGGATAAGGACATCATCGCTCATTTCCAAAGCATTGCAGAACGGAAAGTTGTCCTATAGCTTGTAAGTTAtaatctttgttaccattttactgttttagcctctatttatttcacatgttgccactttgatatgttgatcattagtagctggacaatttcaatttctgataaattttattaatcaatgatgctgcTACCACTTAATTATTATGTGTTATAAAACTATAATTTAGtctgtcattttttttcctgccatcttcaattttgaatacccatagtcCAAATCCTGCGCCCGCCACTGAGGGAGGATCGCAATTCTGGACAAGACTGAACAAGGTGAAGGATTGGTACAAGTTTGGGAGAGTGATTGTAATTGGGGATGGGAAAAGAACCAGATTTTGGCAGATGTTTGGAGCGGGCAGTATGCATTTAAAATCTTATACCCTCGGCTTTACAGAATATGCAGCGAAGCTGATATTTCGGTTGAGGAGCATGATGTGGAAGCACCGACTTTTAGAAGGGATTTTGGAGAGGCAGGGGCGAGCTGCACGAGGCTCTGGAAAATGTAGAGTTGACCGATCAAAAATACATTGCGTCCTGGAAGCTGGAGAAATATGGACGCTATTCCACAAGATCCCTATAAAGATTGATTATTGATCCAGGCTGTGTTGAGTTGAGAATTACAGACATATGGAATACTAGACTTGCATTGAAGGTCAAGATTTTCTTGTGGATGCTATGGAAAGACAAGATTCAAACAGCTTTACAGTTGAAGAAGAGAAATTTGGATGGGCCTATTCATTGCAAACTCTCTGGTAAAGTAGAGGGGGTCAACCACTTAGTGTTTACCTTTGGTGGTTTTTGTGCGGTCCTGGGTAAGAGATGCACTGGGCTGGGATAGTACATCCACAGGGCTGAGGCAATTTGACGAAAAGTTTAAGTGGTAGTATTGTGCATTGTAAAAGAGCTCCAAACTGAAGGCTGGGCTGATATCGCTCCGAAAGAACTGAAGGTGGCCTGAGCTTTTCAAGTTCTGATTCTacactgttttttttcttcttctttcaaaTCTGTACGCTGTTGGGTCACTGTTTTAGATGTCCCTCAGACCTGCGCCTTCAATCTCTCAGTTTGTAAGGGTGTCATGAGGGAGCGTGTTTTTTGAGTTTGCTTGTTACCTGGAGGGGGTCGTACCTTTTTTTAAGTTTCCTGTACGGGTGATTTTAAGCTGGTGACTGCAGCAGGACTAATGGCTGGGCTTTCAATAAAATCTGGACCATCGGCCTTTTGTCTAAAAAGGTATTTTGGAGGATTGGAATCATATAGGACATTTTCCTACGAACACGTTTAGAAAATAGCTTGTTCCATTGGGATTTTGGAAGAATTTTACTGAACTTCATGGAAAGTTTTCTTAGTGCCACTCTTTCATAAAATTCCTGTGTTGTCTTACACTCTATCCAAACATCCATTCTTGCATTTCTTGTGTTTCCTTATCCCACAGGCCTCAAGGTATCATCAAGTTCTATTTTTATGTTTTTCCTATTCATACGTTTCTAGGGTCATGTATTCCACATGGACCGGAAATTGTAAGTGATGAGGTGCTATGGTTATGAGTAGGGTATTCGTTAAAAAATGGTTATTATGAGTACATTAGCATATCCCATGGGGCTGAGGCTCTAAGCTATATAACCGGGATTGTGACATCGTGGTATATCAAATTAGTAATAAGAATTTTGTTTCACTGTCTGCTGAAAGTTCAATCATGTAACAGGTAGCAGCAAGCAACTACTATGACGACTAATATTTTTTGTCTGAAGGTTTATTACAAGGCAGAAAATTAAAAAGGACAAGAAAAGGCAAGCGATTGAAATTATCCAACGTGGAGAAAAAAACAATGGGTGAGTTTAAGACTTACAAGCTAATCATAGACGTAGCGCCCAGAGACTAACTGCAGTACGCTGAGTGCTGGTAGAAGAGCTATTATCCGAACTTGTGAAAGTTGCGGCGGTGTTCCCTGAATTATCTTCATGCAGGTCCTATCCTTGAACTGTTCATTCATTCAGAGAGACGTTCTTTTCAGCATTCGGCTTTGGCATATATAATTTCAGCTGACACCCTAGCTAGTCTATACACTGTCGCATCGTGCTCCTTCAGCTAGCTATTGATAGTAGTTGAAAACTTGTACAAGTTAGGAGGTAACGTATAGATTAGCTATACATATATAGAAGACTTTAATTATTGTCAAAAAGTGCAGCTATTCATAGACCAGCAAGCACCTAGGAGGCTCAAGAACTACTCGTCAATTTGTTGCCGGAATTGCATCATGAATTCGTTATCCGTGAAGTTAGGCATATATGTACGATGTAGCTAATTACTCCACCTGGACCCAGCAACATTCTTGGCAGATTCTCGACGCCATTCAAAAACAACACTTCTAGGCCTCTATTATTCCTGTGTTTGTCTTATTTTAATACTAATTGGTAGACAACTACAAAACTATTCCTTGAGTTGCCCACTGGTTGGATGAAATAAGGATTATGGTTAGCTGGGTGGATGAAATATAGAATTAGTTCTAATTATTATGACGCTTATTAGTTCAAGAAATTTTGCTCCAACCCGTTGATGATATAAAAGATCAACTGGTAGAAGAAATATATGTAATTTCACTTGTTGATGATGCTTGTTAGTTCCAATTATTATGACGCTTATTAGTTAGTGAGGCTTCTTGCTATGGAACATACCCAACCAGGTTTGCGTCCCTACATCAACATGGGTGCTTGCATTTGAATTTATCTTAGTAATTAATATCACTATTGTTCCAGTGGTAGGTGATGTGTCCACCGATGATGAGATACTTGTGGTGACTAAACCAATCTCAAGATTAGTGTTTGAAAAAAATCTATAAAATCAAATTAATCTATTAAAATCCACCACAAATACATGTTGATAGTCCATTTTTTAGTATTATTCTAGttattaatatattttctatGAACTTCATCAGTATCAGAATATTTTGAGTTATGATAAAATTAGAACAATTTTTtacattttaaaatatttagAGTAGATCGTACACATACATGTATCAAATCGAGATGTGAACTCTGCAATCTGACTGAGATGTGTTGGCGGCAACTAGCATGCCAGTTTGAACCACAAGCGCATGGATCAGTTGTAGTTTTtttcttagagtattccatctaaggtttatcaattcgtGGATTGACATCGAACTGGCTACGGTTTTCTATCTAATCTAACGGATCAATCCTAACATGATAACATGAAGCATCGATTGTGTATAAGAGATAAACCTGATGTAGAGATGAATGATAAGAATACAAGTCGATCACATCCATAGATACATATGACATAATGCTGCCATGGGCAACAAGAACCTATCACCTTCttgttgtagttctagccaaTAAGCAAGCACaccatgcatctcatccaaagcaatctttataCTACTACCTCAGGTCAACCTACccaaaacccccaccttacacggaACCGGATCTTGTCACAATCCCTCCTATCGGCGTAGGCAGTTTAAGGGTCTAGCTATCATGAAgggtcaacatactagatctaatcaccatgattacacaAAGCATGATAGATAGTCTAATCCGAAACTATACTAGGAACAAGCATATCCACGACAGATACAaaagcataaaaggaggcaatgagtcgctaacagatcggatgacatgaagaCATTGCGCACATGATAGATgtattagatcatcacctccgagtacataccTTCGATGATCCACtactagctcctgaactccaccatggcacatcCGCGTAGGGAGGCCATGGAGGCTAGGGTTTGGTCTAAGCCATCTCATAGACAACTCTGAAGACTTGCAGTGGTCCTCAGCTCCCTTTGGTGAATGCCCTAGGGTTCGCAGACTTCTGATGGATGGATGCGTATGCCGATCAAGAATGGTAATATTTATAGTCAAGAGGTGTTGTGAGGCGAAGGGCACATCGAATCAGGTCGATCGGCTTGGGTCTCATGGGTTGATTGGCCTGCCCTCTGCAGGCCTCAAACATTCGAGTGCTccatatgaaaattgtagatcttttTGAGCTATGCAATTTTCTCACCAAATTGCTCCAATCGGAGTTCGGATGTGGAGGATATGGCACGTGCAAGTTCAGCTGCTCCTGCTGGCTTGGAGTCCAATGTTTCTAGTTTTGTCTGCCAATATTCAAAGTCCAGgtccaaatccaacttgtacAAAAACCCTCcgtttatgtcgtatttcctgtaattttgcaatatggtccaaaaacaacacatatgcgaatacGGGGTTATATCAGGTGCGaagtggcaggttagtataagatttagtccaaaaacaccacttaaatagcactaaaaggtGGAAATAATGAATGCCAACAAGATGCAAACTTTAGAATCCACATAATACTTGCTCCTGAGGTCCTAAGTACCCGCTAGTCTATGAAGTAAGAGCTTATTAATGGGTCCTGGTGGAGTGATTAGCTACTCCTTGCATTTTGTTAAACTAATGGAAAGAAAATGCATGCAAACCTAGGCCCAACAATGGTGCTATATAAAGATTGTATTGAAATTTAGCTAGCATTACCTCCTTTACCTTTGTATGGGGGGACTTGGCAATACATGTCTAATCTTGTAAAACTTGGCTTCTTTGCTTTaaccttctcttcttcttatgTGCCAAATCTTCAAATTCCCATAGTCGATCTATGGGCTTTAAGTATCCTTTGGAACCCAAAGTTTTTGAGACCCCTTCATGTTGATGATGACTTCTTCCTTGGGCATCCAAAAAGGTCACTTCCAACCCCATTATTTCCTACCAACTATGTGAGCAACCACTTTACAATTGCTCCTCTTCTTGATAACATAGGAGGTTCTCTTATTGTTATTCATGTGTTGAGCTTGGTATAAATGAGGGATCATTTGATGGTGAATTCGTTTTCTTCTTCTCACCCTTGGCTATCTTCTTGACTTAATACTATTGGTAGGACTTGTGTCCATCTTGATGATACATGAAAGATGAAACACGTTATGGTTGCTCCCTTCTCAGACTTCTTCACCATGTAATAGAGGTTATATCTAGAGGGTTGTATAACGCTCTCGGTGCTCTTGACCTTCCATCTTGCCAAGTGCCTCATGAGCATATCCACTTCTTgcttgagctcatcattctccttGGCAATAAGATCATCTCATTTTTCTAAAATAATGTtcccaattttttttatcatagcAAGAGAGTGAGCAAGATTCATGAATTAAATCAATGTAAGAAGTTGAAGCATCTACCATAGAGATGGGATAGCACAAAGGATAGATTTCTCCATTTTTCATCTAAAGAGTCCTTATTATCATTTTAATACTCTCAATTTTAGTATTGATATAGATATTAATAGTCTTTGTTAAGTAAGTTGAATTTGCACAATAAATTATCATAATATTTAACAAGGGTCGAGTTAAAATCATCAAGAGCATTAAGTTGATTTATTAGTTCCTTAGATTGTTTCTTAAGGActctttgccacgcatagatcataTCAAGAAACTCTTCAATGGGAGGAGAATCCTCATCGAATTGATCATCACTTGAATGGCTTTCCACACCTTTGGCCATAAAGTACAAGTGGAATGATGACGACATGAATCTTGTTGTGTGAGTAGTGAACCTCTTGTTTGATTCATCACTTGACTTTGATTCTTCACCACAGCTCACCTATTATTTGAAGGTCACAAAAGCTTCATGCTTGGGCCTTTaatttcctcctcctcctcatcttctaTAACTTGATCTTCTCAACTTTCATTTATTGATGATGACATCCAACACTTAGGAAGACCATGTACCCATCTTGTTGATGTTCTTCAAGCAGTTGATCATATTTGTCGACTTCCTTGATGAGCTTAGGGTCCATTTCTTCTTTGTAATCTCTTGATGAGTTTCTTTGACTATCATCTTCTTGAATCTTCTATCTTACTTGGTTGGAAGTGTGATGCTTAAGGTTGGTAGTGCTTTTGGCTTTGATATCATCAATGCAAATAGCTCATATGACACAtataggttttttttttgaccgaagtTAGCAGGGGAGccccctacctatttttttatatatatatgaacAAAGTATTTACATGTGTGAGTCATAGActcaaagaaaaaagagagtaCACATTAAAGACTACTTAACCAAGAAGAGACTGGCACTTTCCTTGATGGCTTTGCCTTAATCAAAACCATTAAAACCTCATGCTTCATCAGAGCTCTCCAAGCACCCAAGGAGAGAGTTCCACCATCAAATATGATATTGTTTCTATGACACTAAATGCACCAGCAACCTAATATGAAAATTTCTCTGAAAATTGGAGCACCAGAATCATGACGTCCAGCAATAACCATGTCCAGTGGTGGAAGGGAGAGGTCCCAATTTATTTGCAACAATGCCCAATATGCCTGGCTGAAAGGGCATGAGAAGAAAAGGAGCATGACAGTTTCTTCAGCACTGCAGTTGCAAAGTACATAGGTGTAATCCGGCAGAAACATATTCTTTCTACGAAGCATGTTTCTTGTATTTAGTCGGTCCCTCAAGAGAAGCTAGAAAAAGAAGTTGTGTTTACCCCTACAAGATGACTTCCACCTCCATTTGAACAAGGGGGAGCACTGCTGGGGCTCAAGAAGCTTGTTGTAAGCTTTCTTCGATGTGTATATTTCAGAACCCCATGTATACATCCAAACATCCTGGCTATTATCAGATAGAGATATGTCTTCTAGTAATGCATTGAGCTCCATTAGCTAATTGGCAACAGTGCTTGAGAGAGGCAAATGGAAGTTCCTCTCTGTATCATTGGATGCAAATGCTTTGACAGAGCAATTAGACCTCTTGGCAAAGGAGAAGAGCTGAGGGAATTTCAGCCTTAGCTAACCTAGATCCCATGGATCTTTCTAGAACATAATGTTGTCTCCCTGGTGCACCACTGGCGATGATATAGTCAAAAATTTATTAGCAAAACTCATGACATCTCTCCACCAAAATGACCCAACCTAGGATCTTGCATGTGGAGGATTACCACACTTGTAGAAGTGTTTCCAAGTCAGATGCACCCATGGAAGATCTACTTTATTGTAGAACTTATGCAGATATTTAATCAGCAGTGCAGAGTTTTGTGTTCTAACATCAATTATGCCAAGACCTCCCTGATCTTTAAGCTTACATGCAGTAGTCCAAGCAACTAATAGCCCCCTTTTTTGTCAAATCCCCATTGTTCTACAGACAATGCTTGCAGTACTTCTCTATTTGCTCAATGATTGGGACTGGCAGTTTGAAAGTGCATAGGTAGAAAGTCTGCAAGGCTGAAAAAACTAAGTTGACAAGAATGAGTCTTCCTGAATAGGAAAGAAACTTATTTATTCCCATAAGCCTTTTCTCCATTCTGGTGAGTACAGGAATAAATTCCTCCACTGATGCCTTGGTAGTCCCTAATGAAAGTCTCAAGTAAGTGAAAGGCATGGTTCCTATTTGACATCCCAATGTGTTAGCCAGCATTTGACATTTGGAATCCTCCACATTTATGGGCATAATTAAGGACTTACTGAAGTTAACTTTAAGACCTATGGAATTTGCAAACGATCTCAATAAACCTTTCAAATAGAAGAGGTCAGGAGCACTAGCTGGAATGATAAGCAGGTTATCATCTGCATACTGCACAATTGGATAATCCCCTCCAAAATTAGGGCCAAGAGGGTGACTAATAGCATTTCTATTACATGCCTCATTAATGATTGTTTGTAGCAAGTCAGCAGCTAAAACAATGAGCAATGGAGATAAAGGATCTCCCTGCTTGACTCCCCTTTTACAAGCAAATGGTTTCCTAGGGACTCCATTAAGCAGGACTAAGGAAgttcaagattgaaggatacTTCTAATCCAGCTAACCCATTTATCAGAGAAGCCTTTAAAATGTAACATGTCTAAGATGACTTTGTGTTCCACCTTGTCAAATGCTTTCTCAAAATCAAGCTTTAAGATCACAATCTCCTTTTTGGATTGTTGATAGATGTGGAGAAACTAAAAAGCCCAAACCAGGCAATCTTGTATTGACCTTCCCTGTATGAACCCATATTGATTTGTGTGAACCACCTGTAATATCCCTGCTTGCAGCATATTAGCAATGAGTTTTGTCAGGAGCTTGACAGAATAATTTAGCAGGGATATAGGCCTGTAATCATGAACCGTTTGTGGCGAGTCTTCCTTGGGGATGATAGTGATGAAAGAACAATTAATGCTAGTAAGGTCCCAGTTTCCCTTAGCAAAATCCCTGCAAAGCCTAAAGAAAGCCTCCTTTATTATGGGCTAACATTTCTTAATGAACATACCATTGAACCCATCAGGTCCAGGGGCATGACTTGCTGGCATGTCTTTGACAGCTGCTTCAATTTCCTTCATAGTGAATGCATGATCCAATTTAGGTAGAAGTGCCTGTTGGATTAGAGTTGCAAGATAATAGGATATCCCAACAAATTCAGATATCCCTAATCTTTCTTTGTAAGACTGCCAAAGAGCACCTGCAATTTGATCCTATTCTTGAAGGTATGTACCATCTTGCAGCAGCAGGGTGGATATATAGTTTCTTCTGAAAGGATATGTTTCCGTAGCCTGAAATAAACTTGAATTCTCATCTCCAAACTTAACCCAACGAGTTGTGTTTTGCTGCTTCCAATATATTCTTTTTGTCTCCAGGAGCTTAGCAAGGTGAGATTTAACAATGGTCCTGAAATTAGCCTCCACACAGTTTAGTGATTTTTGATCTTCGAGCCCATCAAGTAAAGCTAGAACCAATTATAGTTGTTAATTATCTTTCCTAGCTTGGATGGCCCCTTGCTCCAATTTTTGAGA
The genomic region above belongs to Setaria italica strain Yugu1 chromosome VI, Setaria_italica_v2.0, whole genome shotgun sequence and contains:
- the LOC101762625 gene encoding zinc finger MYM-type protein 1-like, producing the protein MKRKGSAATDLRIFMARAAAKKRQPEPENVNQSCNLSQMQLVLFQGQSGSKTSTVPHEPVRSNQPPENGTTEDGESIPVEDNDSSDEDKNDYGIEHDPGLRAPISSYDVNDQDSVRRAYIALGPCQPKMKRDAFPQHDCGGMRRFQHKWFAEFKWIEYSVDKDAAFCFVCYLFKDSCKFPGGDAFVVEGFRNWNMKRRIHRHVGGIDSAHSEAEEKYRLFTRPKASIRESVASNTAQFKAKYLARLIWSLKCIRFLLRQGLAFRGHDETKDSLNKGNFREILAWLAGNFEEVNLVVLENAPQTVR